Genomic segment of Peribacillus frigoritolerans:
TATGTATGATGGTTTTTCAAGAAGATGTGCAGTTGAAGAATTATGCAAACGATGTGGCTATGCAAAGCGTCATAAAAAATAAAGGAAGGAAAACCACGAAGTCCATCTCCGGGGTTTCAGGCTGTAGGCAAACTCGATGAAAACTCAGTTTGCCTGCAGTTTTTTATTTGAAAAGTTCAGTTGATTTCAGAAATCCGCTCCCTTTCCGCCGACTGTCTTGGGCCGTTAACGCAGTTTATCGACCTAAACCACACCGTATTCGACCGTTGAGGCACAGTATTCGACCTACCCCGCACTGTATTCGGCCGTTCACGACTTTTTTTCGACCTTCACCTCACTATTAACCCCATTTTGCCGCCAAAACCACGGAGTCCATCTCCGTGGTTTTTTCTGTTCTTGAAGCATTTCCTTCTTTTTTATTAAAAATTCAGAATATTATTGTTTTATTAAACGTCCCGTGATAAAATACTCTCTATTATTGTTGAAGTTAAAACTTCATATTGTCATATAAAAAGTTTTTGATTCATATCTTGTTTCAGAGGGGATGTTTTATGGACTTACAGCAAAAAGTTAAAGAAGTATTCCCGGGTTTATCTACTGGTCAAAAAAAGGTAGCAAAATACTTGTTAGTGCATTCACATACATTTGCAGTCACTTCAGCTCAAAAGCTCGGAAAGGATATTGGGGTGAGTGAAACGACCATCATCCGCTTTTGCTATTCATTAGGGTTAAGTGGATATGCTGAGCTTCAAAAGCTTATTCGCAATCAGTTGATATACGAGAGCAGCAGTTTGAATGAATATCATTCTTCAAAACTTGAAGCCGCGAGTCAGCCAAACTTCATGGCTCAAGTGATGGGGCAGGATATCATCAGCATCGAAAAGACAATGAAAAATTTATCAAATGAAGATTTCGCCACAACAGTCGATAAATTGGCGGCAGCTGACAATGTTTTGATATCCGGACACCGTTTATCATTTTCGGCAGCGCATTGGTTAACCTTTACACTTAGGCTTGTCAGGGAAGAGGTTCATTTATATCGGCCTGATACTGATGATATATTTTTACTGTTGAATAAAATGACTGAAAATTCCGTTTTTGTAGCCATTTCATTTCACCGCTATGTTAAAGAGACTGTGAAAATAACGGAAATGGCCAAAAAAGCGGGTGCATTTGTAATTGGGGTTACGGATTCCGAACTGGC
This window contains:
- a CDS encoding MurR/RpiR family transcriptional regulator, encoding MDLQQKVKEVFPGLSTGQKKVAKYLLVHSHTFAVTSAQKLGKDIGVSETTIIRFCYSLGLSGYAELQKLIRNQLIYESSSLNEYHSSKLEAASQPNFMAQVMGQDIISIEKTMKNLSNEDFATTVDKLAAADNVLISGHRLSFSAAHWLTFTLRLVREEVHLYRPDTDDIFLLLNKMTENSVFVAISFHRYVKETVKITEMAKKAGAFVIGVTDSELAPIAEYTDILLPISTPRTSTIDTAPVLFSLLNSLVAGVSIKDEQGFKERKAIYDAFNQDDYFF